The DNA segment CCGTCATGATCGTCTGCCCTGTCGAAAACAGTTCAGTACGAATCAAAAGTGCGAAAATTCCGCCGACGAGGAAAAAAATCGCGACCGTGATGAAGTACATGATGCCGATGCGCTTGTGATCAAGCGTCGACAACCAAGACCAGAGACCTTTTTCGTGATTCAGATAATTGTGCTCGCTGTGAGCGCCTGTAGATGCCATGGTGCCCAACTCCTTATTTCAATGTCTTTATGAATTCGATAATTGCTTTTATTTCGTCGTCCGAAAGCTGGCCAGCGTAAGCCGGCATCACTCCCGCAGGATATCCCGCAACTACTTTTGCATTGGGATTCAAGATCGACTCGCGAATGTAATCTTCGTCAACTTTTACAGTCTCCCCGCCTTCAACCGCGTGGGAGGTTCCAAAAACACCTTTAAAAGTCGGACCAACGACACGCGATCCGTCGGCACTGTGACAACCAACGCAAGCCTTCGATGCGTAAAGTGCCTTCCCTTGATCGACAAGGGTCAAGGCGCCGCCGCCTTCGGCCGATAGCCATGATTCAAACTCTTCCACCGGAACTGCTTTAACCATTGCCTTCATCGCAGAATGGCCAGAGCCGCAGAACTCCGTACAGAAGATCCAATAATCACCGGGCTTATCTATGTTGAACCACAGAGTCGTAAAACGACCCGGGACGATATCTTGCTTGATCCGGGCAGCTGGAAGATAAAACGAGTGAAGGACTGGGCGATCTGAACGATCAGTTGAGGCTTCGTTGATTTTTTCAGACGCCATGATCAGCTTTACAGGTCGACCGACTGGAACGACCATTGTAGCAGGCGTCTTTTGACCCTTGTCGTCGATTCCAGACGTGATTTCTTTTCCACTCTTATAAAGGAAACGCCAATCCCACTTCTTCGCCATGACATGGATTTCCAGCGCCCCAGCCGGAACGTTGCGCATGTCGTGATAGACCTTCCATCCCCAAACGAAAACGAACATAAAAATCAAAAAGGGGATGAACGACCACAAAAATTCAAGTGTGTAGTTGTGCGAAATGTAGGCGGTCTTATCGTTAGCTGAGCGACGCTGATATTTGTAGACGAAATAAAACATTCCGCCGATCAGCAAAACGAACGAGATAAAACTCGTAATCAAAAGGAAACCATATATCTGATCGACCTCGCCTGCGGTTGTCGTGGCGGCCGGTGGCATGAAGGCGCTGGCAACGGCATTTGAAGTTGCCATTGTGCTTACCACTACGGACGCTACAATCGCCAGCAGCGCTGACAAACCAGTAGCTGGCAAACCCGTAAATACTCGGGGCATGAGTTTCATCAATCGTCTCCTTTTACTTTTCAGTCTCAGCGCCAGCAGTCACCGCGCCAGTCTCTTTCCGCGCACGAATCCAAAATGGCAAGAGGAAGGCCCCCAAAACCAAGAGCATCATTGCACCTCCGGCACGCATTACGTTGAATGCAGCCACGGTGTAACGACTTTCTTTCGGATCGTAGTGGAAACAGAACAAAGTTAGTTTATCGACGAGAGATCCGACCAGCCCCTTCGAGGCCTCGATCATCGACAGTCGAACTGTCTTCGGATCAAACGTGATTCCATAGAAATATCGAGAGATAGTTCCATCGGGAGAGATCGCGTACGCCGCTGCTGCGTGCGCGTACTGTTTCTGCTCTTCATCCCAGCGGTATTTGAATCCGACCGCCTTCGCCAGAGGCTCGATCGCTGCGGATTCGCCAGTTAAAAAATGCCAACCCTTAGCACCTTCCGGACGACCGTAAGCCTTTAAATAATTCTCGCGCTTGGCCGACGCCAGCGGCGTTTTTTCCTTCGGATCAAAGCTGACAATAACGACGTTGAATTCATCACCCAACGGTTTTGCCATCGCCTTAAATGCATCGTTCAAGCCATTCAGATGAAAGTTGCATAGGCTGGGGCAGTTAAAATACGCTAGGCTTAAAAGAAGCGGTTTGCCATCTTTCACATAATCGGCAAGGCGAACTACTTTGCCTTCATGGTCTAAAAACGTCGCATTGAGATCTACTTTTTCACCAAGTCTTTGCTCGATATCAAGATTCTCGAGGCTTTTGGGAGTCTCGTTGGAGTGACCTTCCTTTGGTTTCGCAAACTCGCGCGCCCCTGCGGTAGTTCCGCTGACGACGGAAAGAACCAAGATGCAGCCCAACAGCCCGACCACGCCAAAACTTCGCGGCGCACGTTTGTGCGCTTCGACCCAAGGTTTTGAACTTAATTGCTTCGAGCTGTCGTTCATCTGCTACTTCAATCCTGGAGCTTTCGCTTTGAGTTCGGTTTCTGCGTCTGCAACAGGCGTCGTTGTGATCGAGCGAATAAATTGAACGAGTGCCCAGCGATCCTTCGCCGGAAGAGCATCTTTGTAGCCCTGCATAGAGCCGCCAGGAACGCCGTTTTGCAAAGTGGCGAATAGTGCGACAGAAGTTCCGCCCTGTTTCCATTTGCCTTCGATCAAATTGCGCGGTTTCGGATTCAAAGAGCCACCAGCGATCCCGTCGCCAGCCCCTTTTTCCCCGTGACACATAGCGCAGTTAGTTTTGTAAACTGTAGCACCGTGCTTCACCATTTTTTCGTTGGGAAGCCACGGTTCTGTTACAGCAGAGACATCGACTTTTTCAGGAGCAGCAGCGATGGTTTGAACTGCGCCAGAAGAATCTGTCGCTTTCACTTCCTTAAGATCGACACCGCCGCTCATGAAAGTGACATAGATGAAACAAGCGAACGTCACGACCATGCTGATCACGAATGCAACGACACCGCCGCTATTGACTCCGTCTTGACTCTCTTCTCTGGTATCGGCCGTAGGTTTGGAATCTGATTTAGAATCTTGAGTTGCCATTCTCACTCCGCTGAAAAGCTAATCGGGCTAACCAATCAGCCAACTATTTGACGAGACGCATGAATTTAATGTGCGAGTTCTTAATTCTCACTTCAATCAAACCCGTGCAAGAGGTTTCGTGGTACAAACACAGGATATCCCAACGACTTAAAGAATTCTTAGGACTCGGAATTTTCGAAACTCTCGGAAATCAAGTTTTTGTCGATTCGTAAGTTTAAAAATTCAGCAATTGAGACACTTCGACTCGAATTCAAGAAACCGCGCGTTTCTTCATCAAAACAGTGTGTTGAATTCAGGAAATGCGATGCCTAATTTAGAGCATTTGCTCTATTGGCCATGGTCAAAACTCTGTAATTTTAGTTACTTGACGCTTTGCGACCTTGTGACGCCATGTGTTTTAAAAGACTGAGTGAATGCTCTTTATACGTTGACTGAATCTTCGCCGAACCGATAGACGGCAAAGCCTATGACTACAGTAAAAAATCTAAAATTTGATTTTCATAACAAAAACGTAATCGTCACCGGCGGTGCGCGCGGGATCGGCCTTCAGCTGACTCGCCAGTTTTTGGAGGCAGGGGCCTCCGTTTCGGTCTGGGAGTACTCGACCGACTCGATCGATGCAGCGAAAACTGAACTTGCGGCCTTTGGCTCGAAACTTCACTTCCAGCAAGTGGATGTGTCTAAGGCGACTTCCGTCGAGGAAGCTGCCAAGAATATCCCTTTCCCTGTTCATATTCTGATCAACAATGCTGGTATCACCCGCGATAAATCTTTCGGCAAAATGACCCACGAAGATTTCCAATCCGTGATCGATACCAATCTCACTGGCGTGTTTAATTGCACAAAGGCACTACTTACCAAATTCGCCGACACTCCTGACAAAAGAATTATTTCAATTTCATCGGTCGTCGCCCTCTATGGTAACTTCGGCCAAACAAATTATGTCGCTGCAAAAGCGGGCGTTATCGGCATGACAAAGACATGGGCGCGCGAACTCTCTCGCAAGGGCTTTACTGTCAATGCCGTCGCCCCTGGCTTCACAATGACACCTATGGTGGAAGCTATGCCAGCCGAAGCACGCAAGCTTATCGAGGAAAAAATTCCGGCTGGCCGCTTTGGCAAACCTTCCGATATTGCGAACGCATGTATGTTTCTTGCCTCCGACGAGGCTTCCTATATCAGTGGCACCGTGATTTCCGTCGACGGCGCACTGGTCGTTTAAATTTTAAGTTAAAATGATAGTTTGCGATGGGAGGGGCCCGACGCAAACACAGAAATAACCGAGGGGTTTTATGAATTTCAGCATGCGCACTAAACTAACGCTGCCACTACTCGCTGTACTCGCTTCCGGAGTCCTGGCGCTTTCTAGCAGCTTTGCCTCGGCCGGATCTTCGGTGGGCATCTTTGAAACAGACTTTCAAGCACAGATATCGGCAGATCCCGAAACCAGGCAAGACCGACTGCAAGCGTTCGTCAAAATCCACGACAACCGCGAACTCTTCGTCGACTTCATTAAACCTGCTGCTGGGAAACCAATCGTTGTCCTTTTAAACGGTCTCACCTACCGCACTGGCGTTTGGGACGCATTCGTAAAAGAGCTTAAAGGCGACGGTCTCGGCATTCTTCGCTACGATCCGATGGGCCACGGTAAAACGATGGTAAAATACGGCTACCCAGCTGAAGCTTTTGAGGCCGATGACCAAGTGAAAGATCTCAACTCACTTTTGTCAGCTCTTTCCATTAAGAAGCCCGTCCACCTTTTGGGACTCTCTTATGGGGGCGCAATCGGCACGATGTTCACAGTGAAATATCCGAAAAAGGTCGCTAGCCTAATTTTAATGGCGCCGTTCACGAAACCTCTTGAAAGCCAAGATCAGCAAATTCGCCTTCAAATCGCACAAACTCGCTTCATGTTCCCGTTCAACCGGTCATCCGATGACGAACTTTACGATTTCTTTCTCAAGCAAATTGTCTACGCGACCTACCCGCTGGCTGAACCAATCGTCCTCGAACACCCTTACAAACTTGAATCGACTTTCCGACTGGTTCAGGGCGTTCGAAAGTTCAAAGCAGCTGACGTGGCTGACCAACTTCCAGACGCATCTGTGCATCTGATTGTCGCCGATAAAGATCAGTATATTGAACCGAAGATTTTAGAAGAACTCTGGAAGCAAATTCCAAAACGAGCGCGACTCAGCCGTCTGTTCATCAATCACTCGGAACATAAAATTCCAGAAGCAATGCCTAACTTCTCGGCTGAATGGATCAAACTGATCGTCAACGGCGATCAACGTATACAAGACGGCCGAACCTGGAAAGGCGGAACCTTTTTGGGCTACGCAGCCAGCGGAACAGAGAAAATCGAAATCGAATAGACTGCGCTAGGACGAAATAGGAGCTTCTTATGACAAGTGTAGATCTCATGGGATACCAAATGAATGCGGATGTCGTTCCGGCTGCATTACCCTTGGACACGATTTTTCTTCATGGAAACTTAGCTTCGAACACATGGTGGGAACCCGTCATGGCGGAGCTGAAACGGTCTGCACGCCCTGGCCTTGAGGGCCGCGCCGTCATGGCCGAGTGGCGAGGTTGCGGCAAATCGCATGCGCCCAAATCCGAGGAAGAGCTTCATCCAGCGGCCCTCGCTGAAGACTACATTCAGCTCTGTCATAAACTGGGAATCAAAAAAGCTTGTCTCGTCGGCCACTCTACAGGCGGCATCATCGCTCTCTACGCAATGCTAAAAGCTCCCGAGCTTTTTGATCGCGCAGTTCTTTTAGACTCTGTCGGCGCCACTGGGGTCCAGTTTGGACCAGAGATGTATGCAGCTTTCACACAGATGAGCACGGACCGCAGCATTTGCGAAGCCGTCATGCACGGCACGATTCACGGTAACGACATGAAGAGCCAACTCTTTCAACGTATCGTCGACGACGCGTACGGTATTGCAAAAATCAATTGGCACGGTGTTCCGCGAATGCTTCATGTGACGGATATTTCTGCGGACCTCGCGAAAATCCATCACAAGGTTCTTGTCCTTCACGGCGCCCATGACCCGATTATTCCAATCGATAGCTCGAAAGTTTTGGCGGCCGGTCTTCCAAATGCGCGACTCGAGGTTTTGGAAAACCAGGGTCACTCGACTAACGTAGAAAATCCGAAACTTTTTGTTCAGAAATTGAACGATTTTTTGTTTCACCGACCGTAAAGGTTAGGAATCTTTCACCGGAGAACGGCATGGAATCAGCCAACAACACGAAACACTTTGCGGCAATCACGGGGCTGGGACTTTACGTTCCACCCAACGCCGTGGGAAACGATTTTTTTAACAAAAAATATGATCGTGACATCAACAAGTTTTTACTAGAACAGCGAAACATCAAAAAACGCCACTTTATGTCGCCTGATCAGGCGACTTCAGACCTTATTGTTCCCGCTGCTGAAGAAGCGATGAAAGCCGCTGGTGTGACGGCCCGTGACCTCGACTTAATCATCATTGCGACCGATACACCAGATTACGTTTCACCGTCCACCGCCGCTGTCGTTCAGTATAAGTTGCAAGCGACACGCGCTGGCACCTTTGACCTCAACACGGCGTGCGCCGGATTTGTGACGGCGACGGACGTCGCCTCCAAATACCTAATGGCTGACGAGCGCTATAATACGATTCTCGTTGTTGGCGCCTACGGAATGTCTAAATATTTCGACTGGTCAGACCACAAGGTTACGTCGGTTTTCGCAGACGGTGCAGGTGCTGCTATCATTCAGCGGTCTGGCGAGTTCGGTATACTTGCATCCCAACTTGCGACCGACGGTCAATACCATGACTACATGGGTATCTACGCTGGGGGAACCAAGTATCCAATTTCCGAAGAAACGCTTGCTAAACGAATGCACCTGCTTCAGTTCACGAAACGGATTCCACCGGAGACCAATGGCAAAGTTTGGCCCGAGATGACACACGCGATCCTCGATCGTATCGGCAAATCGGTCTCGGACGTTGATCATTTCTTCTTCACTCAGATCAACATCGGTTCGATCATCGAAACAATGGCGAAGCTTGAAGCACCTTTTGAAAAAGCGCACAACGTGATGGATCAGTTCGGATATACCGGAGGCGCCTGCATCCCCATGGCGCTCGCAGATGCGGCTCGCCACCACAAACTTAAAAAAGGTGATTTAGTTATGATTCTTGGCTCAGGCGGCGGAATGTCGATGGCCGCTATGGCAATGCGCTGGGGTTACGACACTTAGACGGTCAGGAGCAATTCGTGCCGAATATGGAAATTGAGACTCATTCGGAAATTGGTGACTTCGATTGGTTGAAAAACTGGGCGCGACTATCGCCAACTTCCATCGCATTCAAGGATGCGGAATCTGGAGTGTCTTACACGTACCGCGAATTGCTTTTCCTCAGCTGCAAACTTTCAGAAAAACTTATCGGGGAATTCAAGGTAACTCCCGGGGCGCGGGTCGCTGTTTGGGCAACAAACGAACTTGAAACGGTCGCACTCTTTTTCGCCTGTTTGCGCGCTGGAGCAACTATGGTCCCTGTTAACTTTCGGTTAACCGGGCGAGAAGTCGAACACATCCTGGAAGATTCGGAATCTCAAGTTCTCGTTTTACAAAAGTCTTTCGCCGGAGTTTTCGAAACAGTCATGGCAAAAGCGCGTCCCGAACATGTGTGGATGTTTGAATCACTTCAAGAGTTCATCGCGACCGAATTGGCGACCGCGAAGAAAAGCTCTGCGAAAGAAATGTCTGTAACTTCACACGCACTTCCAACCTGGTTTCGGAAGCAGGCAGCGAGCCCGACAAAGCCGTGTATGATTCTTTATACGTCAGGCACAACTGGCGCGCCGAAAGGGGCCTGTATAACGCCCCTGATGCTACACTGGAATTCCATCAACACGACGCTGCGGCTAAACTTGTCAGAATCAGACGTGTTCATCAGCTTCCTCCCGTTTTTCCATACGGGAGGCTGGAATGTTCTGCTGACACCTTTTGTACATCGAGGCGCATGCACCGTTCTGACAAAAAAGTTTGAGCCCGAGCGCATCCTCGAGCTCTGCGAGTCGGAAGGTGCCACAATAATGTTCGGCGTTCCCACGACGATGGAAATGATGACGCATTCCAAACGCTTTGAAAATGTGAACCTTTCGAAAGTGCGTTACGCCATCGTGGGTGGTGAACCGATGTCGATCGACCTCATTCGAACATGGCAAAAAAAAGGAGTTCCCATCCGCCAAGGATTTGGCTTGACCGAATTTGGCCCGAACGTCTTCTCGCTCGACGAGGAGGATGCCATTCGAAAAATCGGTTCGATAGGCTTTCCGAATTTCTACATTGAAACCAGAGTCGTCGATGACCACGGAAAAGAAGTTTCACCAAATGAAATTGGTGAACTGCTTTTGCGCGGCCCCGTCTGCACGCCTGGGTATTGGAAAAACGACAAGGCCACGAAGGAAGCCATCATTGACGGATGGTTTCACACTGGAGACCTCGTTCGATTTGATGAAGAAGGATATTTCTACGTCGCGGGCCGAAAGAAGGACATGTTCATTTCCGGAGGCGAAAATGTCTATCCGGTCGAAGTAGAACGGGTACTTAGCCAACATCCGGCTGTCCGCGAAGTAGCCGTGGTGGGTCTTCCAGACGAGAAATGGGGCGAGTCAGGATGCGCTGTCATTTCGCTGAATGATGGAGCGCACGTTGATTCTGAAGAGATTCTTCAGTTTTGTACCGACAAACTGGCAAAGTTTAAAATTCCAAAGCGCGTCGAGTTCATGGAAAATCTCCCCAAAGGGGACTCGGGTAAAATCCTTAAACGCGAAATCAAAAACCTATTCGCCTCAAAATGAGACGGTGGAAAGTCCACGCCTTCAGTCGAGGTGAATCTCAGTCTGATTCGCTGTAGTCTTTAAGAATGCGGAAATCATACGTTGGCACAACGAGCGCTCTGATCCTACTGCTGGCTCTTTCGAGTTGCCAAACTCCTCGCTACAAGGAGTTTGAAGATGTCCACACCGGCATGACGAAAGCTGAAGTTATCGAGGTCGTGGGAGGGCCTTCCGCCAAACGACGTCGCCAAGGCGTAGATCGCTGGACCTACATTTTTGAAAACCACCCGGACGGCGAACAGGTTCGCGAAGTTCATTTCGTCGATGGCAAATCCACCTACGTAGGTACTCAGATTAAAAGCGTCGTGTCTCCAGAAATCCAGGACAAGATCAACGAAACGAAAAGTCGGGTGTTGGACGAGAAAGAGCGCATCGGCACAGGTTCAGCGAAAAGTGAGGACGTCGAAGTGTTTATTCCGGTTGAAGCGGATTGATCGAGGTTTTATTTTACTAGTCGAATAATTTCGGGAGAGTCATCTTCTTCGTCGCTGATGGCAGCGGGCAATCTCACTGCTGGAGCAGTATCTGTTTTTTCAGCCGGAAATACGACTCCCACATGACGACGAATGCGATCTAAGCGCCCATCGAGGCCAAACGCATCAGCAATTTCGTCCAGGGACTTTAATTTCACCGCCATGTACTGGCGCTCACCTTCTAAATCGCGGTCCGGGTGCTGGAACCTGACGTGAAGACGCTCGGATTCATAATCGCGAATGACCTTCGCCAAATCAGAATGTTTGAATGAGATTTGTTGAGTCACTAGCCGAACGCGTTCGGTGCTCTCTAAAGTTTTTTTATGTACGATGAGGTCTGATATCTCTTTTTCCAAGCTTCGAATTTTAGCTGTAAAGCTGGTAAGACGAGACTCGTGCTCAGTCCACCGACAGGCCGTTTCGGCACTCGCGATTTTCACATCGGAAAAAAGAAACAGGAGCATCACCGCGAGGGTGACATTAAGACGGCGAATCGGTTGGCGAAATATCAAGCTCGGTAATCGCATTTTGCTCCCAGCGAATTTGCACCGCGAGATTCTTGATTCGGTTGATCACAATCGACGCCTTAACAGGGCTGATTCTTGGCAGAACCAGAGTTCCGCCCTTTAAAGATGCCATGACAGCGCCAGAGTCCCAGCCAAATCGCGAGTCCTGTATTGCTTGTCGGATTTCAGTGCGGAGATCTTTTGTGTCGATCCCAGAAATAATCACGGTCACGACCAAAGGCCCGTCTTTAGCGGAACTCAGTTCACTATTAGCGTAAGCAGAAATTCCAAGGGGATCATTCGGATCGTTTTGAGACGCTCCACCCTTGGAGGATTCAGTCCCAGGCGTGTCGTACCCAAGAAATCCACCCATATCCAGTTCGCCCCCGACGCCGGCGTCTTCTAGGCCTGGCGGCACCTGGGCCTGGGCAACTGGTTGTGTTTCCGGCAACGGATCGAGTCCCATTGGCGACGGATCGTAAGCGCCTTCATCGGCGGCCATCGGCGCAGGCTGCATCGGTGTAGCCACAGCCCCCAACAACGGATCCGGCTCTCCAGCTGCTTGCGCGACGCCTTCCATATCGACAAATAAAACGACGCCGCAAGTGGGGCATGTCACCATGCCATAATCGTCCTTCAGTTTTGTTCCACACTTCGGGCAGCTAGTTGTCATTCGAAAATCTATCTCCGACGCTTCTCACGTTCCTGGCGACGGCGATCGGCGCGCGATCCGCCCCCCCCACCACCACTCGGCGGCTCATCTGTGGGCGGACCAAAAGTAAGTCTCGTCTTCTTAGGCTTCAACGCTTCTAATTGGTCCTCTGGGTTTGGCATACTTGGTTCTCGAGATCTTGCGGCAGCAGCCTGCTTCGCCGAAGAAGAAACTTGGCCCGGAGCAGCTCCGCCGTTGAGTTCTTGAGCGTACTCCGCCGGAGCACCTACATCGCCCTCAGCAGGAGCATTCAACACCAACTGAATCTTGAATAACTTCTCAAGAGCCTCGGTGCGAATAAAGCCATTCATTTCTTCGAACATCTTGAACGCTTCTTGTTTGTACTCAACTAAAGGATCTTTTTGCGCATAACCGCGAAGGCCAATCCACTCGCGCATCTGATCCATCCGCTGCAAATGTTCCTTCCAGCGTTGATCGATCGTCTGCAGAAGAATCATCTTTGCAACCTGACCATAGAAAGGGCCGAGATGGGTCTTTTGGAATTCAAGGCCTGCAAGGATCGAGCTTTTTACTTTCTCGACGATCTCTTCAATTTTCAGTTTCCCTTTATCACCAAAGTCGACTTCCAATCCGAACTGCTGCTGCATCGCCACTTGCAGCGCCTCAAGGTTCCAGGCGGCGCGATTCGCGGACTCATCCGCGTGGGAATCCAGCAATGACGAAACTTGATCACCTAGCAGTTCACGGACGATTTCATCGATCTTGTCGCCTTGAAGAACCTCACGACGAAGACCGTAGATCGCTTTTCGCTGCTTGTTCATGACGTCATCGTAGTCGATCAAATGTTTACGGATATCGAAGTTATGGCCTTCCACTTTTCGCTGCGCACCTTCGATCGAGCGCGAAACCATCCGCGCCGTGATCGGCTCGTCTTCGGGGACATTCATCATGTCCATGATTTTGCTGACGCGCTCGCCGTTAAACTTGCGCATTAAATCGTCATCAAGACCTAAGTAAAAACGCGATTCGCCCGGATCCCCTTGGCGCCCCGCACGGCCTCGAAGCTGGTTATCGATTCGGCGAGACTCGTGTCTTTCGGTGCCGATGATGTACAATCCGCCGGCAGCGATCACGTCTGCTTTTTCTTTTTCACATTGAACCCGGAACTTTTCGACCGCCGGCTCGTACTCTGGCGAATCGATATCGTCTGTCACCTGGCGGGCCAAGAATTCGGGGTTTCCACCCAAAACAATATCGGTGCCACGACCAGCCATGTTCGTGGCAATTGTGCACTGACCTTTGCGACCAGCCTGAGCCACGATTTCCGCTTCGTGTTCGTGGTGTTTCGCGTTCAGTACCTTGTGCGGCACACCCGCTTTTTTTAGGTACTGCGAGAGAACTTCCGATCGCTCGATCGAAACGGTACCGACAAGAATAGGCTGACCGTTCGCTTGGCGTTCTTTGATGTCGCGAACGATGGATGTGTATTTGCCGTTGGCATTTTTAAAGACAACATCTTCGCGATCAAGACGCTTAATTGGCTTGTTCGTAGGAATAACAGAGACGTCGAGATTGTAGATCTTCTTCATCTCGACAGCTTCAGTTTCCGCAGTCCCCGTCATTCCCGACAGCTTTTTATACATTCGGAAATAGTTTTGGAACGTGATGGTAGCAAGCGTTTGATTTTCGTTTTTGACCTGAAC comes from the Deltaproteobacteria bacterium genome and includes:
- the secA gene encoding preprotein translocase subunit SecA — protein: MINSVLTKVFGTAHEREMKRLGPIVSKINGYESRFQAMADGELQNQSVQFKERIAKGESLDSVLPEAFAVCREASRRVLKMRHYDVQLIGGMILHRGSIAEMRTGEGKTLVATLPAYLNGLEGKGVHIVTVNDYLAKRDAEWMGRLYGWLGLTTDVIGHGQSEAEKIRAYRADISYCTNNELGFDYLRDNMKFDLSEFAQRPLNFAIVDECDSILIDEARTPLIISGPAEDSTDKYFLINSIIPHLKKDVHFTMEEKSRTVALTEDGNSRVEELLKIENLYDPQNIELIHHVYQGLKAHHLYNLDVDYMIKDGEIVIVDEFTGRLMEGRRWSDGLHQAVEAKENVQVKNENQTLATITFQNYFRMYKKLSGMTGTAETEAVEMKKIYNLDVSVIPTNKPIKRLDREDVVFKNANGKYTSIVRDIKERQANGQPILVGTVSIERSEVLSQYLKKAGVPHKVLNAKHHEHEAEIVAQAGRKGQCTIATNMAGRGTDIVLGGNPEFLARQVTDDIDSPEYEPAVEKFRVQCEKEKADVIAAGGLYIIGTERHESRRIDNQLRGRAGRQGDPGESRFYLGLDDDLMRKFNGERVSKIMDMMNVPEDEPITARMVSRSIEGAQRKVEGHNFDIRKHLIDYDDVMNKQRKAIYGLRREVLQGDKIDEIVRELLGDQVSSLLDSHADESANRAAWNLEALQVAMQQQFGLEVDFGDKGKLKIEEIVEKVKSSILAGLEFQKTHLGPFYGQVAKMILLQTIDQRWKEHLQRMDQMREWIGLRGYAQKDPLVEYKQEAFKMFEEMNGFIRTEALEKLFKIQLVLNAPAEGDVGAPAEYAQELNGGAAPGQVSSSAKQAAAARSREPSMPNPEDQLEALKPKKTRLTFGPPTDEPPSGGGGGGSRADRRRQEREKRRR